The following proteins are co-located in the Candidatus Paracaedibacter acanthamoebae genome:
- a CDS encoding tetratricopeptide repeat protein: MHIKWTTAVILTALLNITVCNAVGGKSLEDTLQTEKSPILLSSQSLQESKSQQPDFINAEAFKQMPLKKMKKALSVWPQDQPLQENYALLLLNKFVSDQLTYFNLPKYLPRHLVTENGILSTVKWCKLRAAQKDSAGQYNLGNMYYKGFRVKQNYVLAFKYYLNAAKFGCVMARNNLALMYEKGQGISKDYARAVKWHLAAVRRGHEKAKENIKHYVQPSSNFVSISRLTSNQASDIREMEAQTTSLSDRYTWYIALSGGGFADNFGDMEYLKNKSETILIIINNYKKVLHLLTQPTAFINCITLKEYRYYHHFVSPIPNSNAPYISLENIQPLKEINKNLLPDLLNNLYTIVKETSQILKESNGNIETLKGVLLGLKYFNTEAHDFLAPLMSHYLDATTEKGKLDEYIKVEGFLQDLENYLLNDVQFTQSLNERMHKLIIETVPYRNYLFHQRYPWLFQ; the protein is encoded by the coding sequence ATGCATATTAAATGGACCACAGCTGTTATCTTAACAGCCTTATTAAATATTACTGTGTGTAATGCAGTCGGGGGAAAATCCCTTGAGGATACTTTGCAAACAGAAAAAAGTCCAATTTTACTCAGCTCACAGTCCCTTCAAGAAAGCAAAAGTCAGCAGCCTGATTTTATAAATGCAGAAGCCTTTAAGCAGATGCCGCTCAAGAAGATGAAAAAAGCACTATCTGTTTGGCCTCAAGATCAACCGCTACAAGAAAATTATGCCCTGCTCTTACTTAATAAATTCGTGTCAGATCAACTCACCTATTTTAATTTACCGAAATATCTTCCCCGTCATCTTGTCACTGAAAATGGCATCTTATCGACTGTAAAATGGTGCAAATTAAGAGCAGCACAAAAGGACAGCGCGGGTCAGTATAATTTAGGCAATATGTATTATAAGGGATTCAGAGTTAAGCAAAATTATGTCTTGGCTTTTAAATATTACCTAAACGCAGCTAAATTTGGCTGCGTCATGGCTAGGAATAATCTAGCCCTGATGTATGAAAAAGGACAGGGCATTTCCAAAGATTACGCCAGAGCTGTAAAATGGCATTTAGCGGCTGTTCGACGAGGTCATGAAAAAGCAAAGGAAAACATTAAACACTACGTACAGCCATCAAGTAATTTTGTATCTATTTCTCGACTCACCTCCAATCAAGCGTCCGACATTCGAGAAATGGAAGCTCAAACTACCTCCCTCTCCGATCGTTACACATGGTACATCGCCCTATCAGGCGGTGGATTTGCCGATAACTTTGGTGACATGGAATACCTTAAAAATAAAAGTGAGACCATATTAATCATTATAAATAATTATAAGAAAGTTCTACACCTTTTAACGCAGCCCACAGCCTTTATAAACTGCATCACCTTAAAAGAATATAGATATTATCATCATTTTGTTTCTCCGATACCCAACAGTAACGCCCCTTATATATCCTTAGAAAACATCCAGCCCCTAAAGGAAATAAATAAAAATTTATTACCCGATCTGCTGAATAATTTATATACAATCGTTAAAGAAACAAGCCAAATTCTTAAAGAATCAAATGGAAATATTGAGACATTAAAAGGCGTTCTGTTGGGATTAAAGTACTTTAACACTGAGGCACACGACTTCCTCGCTCCCCTAATGAGTCACTATCTGGATGCCACGACAGAAAAAGGTAAGCTGGATGAATATATAAAGGTCGAGGGTTTTCTCCAAGACCTTGAGAATTACCTATTAAATGATGTACAGTTTACACAAAGCCTAAATGAGCGGATGCACAAGTTAATTATTGAAACAGTGCCTTACAGAAATTACTTGTTCCATCAACGTTATCCCTGGTTGTTTCAATAG
- a CDS encoding response regulator, translating to MSKITIMYVEDSFEETEIMKLFCKQYADKVKLLTFPDGVEFLNFIEKEDREKISGPICILLDIDLPFLNGLQILQRLKENHNPTVRALPVVMYSSSTREQDKQASQALGASAHIEKPLTGEGTKTVLDFLIVNTLQLTEELDLNNFAGER from the coding sequence ATGAGTAAAATTACAATAATGTATGTGGAAGACTCTTTTGAAGAAACTGAAATTATGAAGCTTTTCTGTAAACAGTATGCAGATAAAGTCAAATTACTTACTTTCCCAGACGGTGTTGAGTTCCTGAATTTCATCGAGAAGGAAGACCGAGAAAAAATTTCTGGTCCTATTTGTATTCTCTTAGATATAGATCTTCCTTTTCTCAATGGTCTTCAAATATTACAAAGGCTGAAGGAAAACCACAATCCCACGGTTAGGGCTCTTCCTGTTGTCATGTATTCTTCTTCCACGCGAGAACAAGACAAACAGGCAAGTCAGGCGTTAGGAGCCAGTGCCCATATTGAGAAACCATTGACAGGTGAAGGGACGAAGACTGTTCTCGATTTTCTAATAGTGAACACTCTTCAGTTAACAGAAGAGCTTGACCTAAATAATTTTGCCGGGGAGAGATAG
- the murB gene encoding UDP-N-acetylmuramate dehydrogenase, producing MTDWRQSLPTVRGRYSFDAVMADQTWFRVGGAADVLFKPIDLGDLLTFLKNRPADIPVHVVGAGSNLLVRDGGIRGVVIRLGRGFATVEREGNEIEVGAGALDRTVAMTCGEWGLSGLEFLVGVPGTIGGAVKMNAGCYGAETKDRLIWADVLDLSGKLQRLTPGELEMAYRHTNLQPDQIVVRARFQCEPGNSDEIMQRLNTLLAEREVSQPVRGRTGGSTFRNPEGHSAWKLIDEAGCRGLMLGQAQVSEKHCNFLLNTDACTAGDLEELGEAVRQRVKVTSGYDLQWEIIRLGQL from the coding sequence ATGACCGATTGGCGGCAGTCTTTACCAACCGTGAGAGGACGCTATAGCTTTGATGCTGTCATGGCAGATCAAACATGGTTTCGTGTTGGTGGAGCAGCTGATGTTTTGTTCAAACCAATTGATTTAGGTGATCTTTTAACATTTTTAAAAAATCGTCCTGCGGATATTCCTGTGCATGTTGTTGGGGCAGGCTCTAACCTGTTGGTGAGAGATGGTGGGATTCGCGGTGTTGTTATTCGCTTGGGACGCGGTTTTGCTACGGTCGAGCGTGAGGGCAATGAGATTGAAGTGGGGGCGGGTGCCTTAGATCGCACGGTTGCGATGACCTGTGGGGAATGGGGCCTTTCTGGTTTAGAGTTTTTGGTGGGTGTGCCAGGGACAATTGGCGGTGCTGTCAAAATGAATGCTGGTTGCTATGGGGCTGAAACTAAAGATCGCCTGATCTGGGCTGATGTCTTAGATTTATCAGGAAAGCTTCAGAGGTTAACACCGGGTGAGTTAGAAATGGCCTATCGTCATACCAATCTTCAGCCAGACCAAATTGTTGTCCGCGCGCGTTTTCAATGCGAGCCTGGAAACTCAGATGAAATTATGCAACGCCTCAATACATTGTTAGCAGAACGGGAAGTTTCCCAACCCGTTCGCGGTCGTACGGGGGGAAGCACTTTTAGAAATCCTGAAGGCCACAGTGCTTGGAAGCTGATTGATGAGGCGGGGTGTCGAGGATTAATGCTCGGACAAGCCCAAGTTTCCGAAAAACATTGTAACTTCTTGCTTAATACAGATGCTTGCACGGCTGGTGATCTCGAAGAATTGGGCGAAGCAGTTCGGCAGCGTGTCAAGGTTACAAGCGGCTATGATTTACAATGGGAAATCATTCGATTAGGTCAGCTTTAG
- a CDS encoding sensor histidine kinase — MDFLANKIAPAEDFETKSAYKESILRNLSKKLNGGIISLDKEGVITAVSKEFLELVDQPISLILGKSLANFIGQTKLENYFLNHVNFMLEGKVPNLHFSCFWETDTKKLNLFFEFYPPDKDDCDLQGFIQNLTEAHLSVLNQDNIEQIMQHLGAVIWTSGADPRDVYYVSPGFKNFYEMNLDDHIKDPSIFLSRIHPEDLDTVIKLSSPSPEGDSLRQGDFRYRLNNGSWRHVTFYRSPFYDENAKLLKFVAVAIDSTLLYKAQEQMRFQQLELGRINEQLEKTNQMLEEFTAIACHDLSPPLRAFKIYTELLENAYLQDINEDGRLMLLSIKTAIDRMQDLIQGIGGLSIIGVEGSSLPSASINIRELIEKSIIPLYATPLNPISRIEFDHLHPLKIKEEHMIAILENLITNSIKYTNNFPHIKIRSKEFKSAIVYALSDNGIGIQEEAEDFIFKFGKRLQNKPEQPGSGIGLFACKKIMSLYGGKIWIHSTVGKGSTFYLLFPKYGC, encoded by the coding sequence ATGGACTTTCTTGCAAATAAAATAGCTCCCGCTGAGGACTTTGAGACAAAGTCTGCATATAAAGAATCAATTTTAAGAAATTTATCTAAGAAACTGAATGGTGGCATTATAAGTTTAGATAAAGAGGGTGTAATTACGGCTGTTAGTAAAGAGTTTTTAGAGTTGGTTGACCAGCCTATATCTTTAATTTTGGGAAAAAGCCTCGCTAATTTTATCGGCCAGACTAAATTAGAAAATTATTTCCTGAATCATGTGAATTTTATGCTTGAAGGTAAAGTACCCAATCTTCATTTTTCTTGCTTTTGGGAAACAGATACTAAAAAATTAAATCTATTTTTTGAATTTTATCCACCTGACAAAGACGATTGCGACCTACAGGGATTTATTCAAAATTTAACGGAAGCACACCTTAGTGTGCTAAACCAAGATAACATTGAGCAGATAATGCAGCATCTCGGGGCCGTGATATGGACCAGCGGGGCGGACCCGCGGGATGTTTATTATGTCAGCCCTGGCTTTAAAAATTTTTATGAAATGAACTTGGATGACCATATTAAGGATCCTTCAATTTTTCTGAGCAGAATACATCCTGAGGATTTAGATACCGTCATAAAACTTTCTTCTCCGTCGCCGGAAGGAGATTCACTCAGGCAAGGTGATTTTCGATACCGTCTAAATAATGGATCTTGGCGCCATGTTACTTTTTATCGTTCCCCTTTTTATGATGAAAATGCAAAACTCTTAAAATTTGTTGCCGTTGCAATTGACAGCACCCTTCTTTATAAAGCGCAAGAGCAAATGCGGTTTCAGCAGCTAGAATTGGGAAGAATTAACGAACAACTAGAAAAAACTAACCAAATGCTTGAGGAATTTACGGCCATCGCCTGTCATGATCTATCCCCCCCATTACGAGCCTTCAAGATCTATACCGAGCTTTTAGAAAATGCTTATTTGCAGGATATAAATGAGGATGGTAGGCTTATGCTGCTATCCATTAAGACAGCAATAGATAGAATGCAAGACTTGATCCAAGGCATTGGGGGATTGTCTATAATTGGCGTAGAAGGATCATCTCTTCCTTCCGCAAGTATAAATATCAGAGAGTTAATAGAAAAATCTATTATCCCTCTTTACGCCACCCCTCTTAACCCGATCAGTAGAATAGAATTCGATCATTTACACCCTTTGAAAATTAAAGAAGAACATATGATTGCCATTTTAGAAAATCTCATTACAAACAGCATAAAATATACGAATAACTTCCCTCACATAAAAATAAGATCAAAGGAGTTTAAATCGGCTATTGTTTATGCGCTCTCAGATAATGGCATCGGTATCCAAGAAGAAGCTGAAGATTTTATATTTAAATTTGGAAAGCGCTTACAAAACAAACCAGAGCAGCCCGGTTCAGGAATTGGGCTTTTTGCCTGCAAAAAAATTATGTCATTATATGGAGGTAAAATATGGATTCATTCAACGGTGGGGAAAGGTTCAACTTTTTATCTCCTTTTTCCCAAGTATGGTTGCTAA